The following coding sequences are from one uncultured Desulfobacter sp. window:
- the rpsL gene encoding 30S ribosomal protein S12 — protein sequence MPTINQLVRKGRKRAEKKVSTPALKGGPQKRGVCTRVYTSTPKKPNSALRKVARVRLTTGMEVAAYIPGMGHNLQEHSVVLVRGGRVKDLPGVRYHIVRGALDTLGVDDRRQGRSKYGAKRPK from the coding sequence ATGCCGACCATAAATCAATTGGTAAGAAAAGGTAGAAAGAGGGCTGAAAAAAAGGTTAGTACGCCTGCATTGAAAGGCGGACCTCAGAAGCGCGGAGTTTGCACTAGAGTGTATACTTCTACTCCTAAGAAACCGAACTCGGCTCTAAGGAAGGTTGCAAGGGTTCGTTTGACAACCGGAATGGAAGTTGCAGCTTATATCCCGGGTATGGGGCATAATCTCCAGGAGCACTCTGTTGTGCTGGTCAGGGGCGGAAGGGTAAAAGACCTTCCGGGTGTGCGCTATCATATCGTCAGAGGTGCCCTAGATACGCTGGGTGTGGACGATCGTCGTCAGGGGCGTTCAAAATATGGTGCCAAACGCCCCAAGTAG
- the rpoC gene encoding DNA-directed RNA polymerase subunit beta' — MDNIYDFFAKPKDPQSYQGVQISLASSDQIREWSYGEIKKPETINYRTFKPERDGLFCAKVFGPTKDYECNCGKYKRMKHRGVVCEKCGVEVIQSKVRRDRMAHIELAAPVSHIWFLKSLPSKIGNVLDMTLKNLEKVLYFDSFIVIDPKDTGLKKMQLLSDDQYYEAIDTFGEEGFVAGLGAEAILTLLNEIDLQAVHDELTEEIGLTKSMAKQQKMAKRMKVIDAFLTSGIEPSRMILTACPILPPDLRPLVPLEGGRFATSDLNDLYRRVLNRNNRLKRLVDLNAPDIIVRNEKRMLQEAVDVLFDNGRHGRVVTGTNKRPLKSLSDTLKGKQGRFRQNLLGKRVDYSGRTVITVGSELRLHQCGIPKKMALELFKPFIYNYLEQKSLVSTVKSAKKMVEREETEVWDALEAVVKEYPVMLNRAPTLHRLGFQAFEPVLIEGKAIQLHPLVCPAFNADFDGDQMAVHVPLSLESQLEARVMMLSTNNILSPANGQPIIVPTQDIVLGIYYMTRAMSGQQGEGATFSSIDEVRFAFDAGELNIHAKIKVRIDDVVYETTTGRILLWETIPGDVLLDMSRIRTETLEDAEAALAELKAGKDFDTVLEKYGDEEIKKTRGKTGVLTRKEFKNIFQVSDVVVEQLYGLKQDQFTDVRMVGDKYTIFKVDERTSTLPFSLVNKLMDKKSIVKLIDYAYRNIGLKETVILSDRLKDIGYKNSTLGGLSICIDDMIIPAHKWDLIGKAEKNIEDIKNQYSEGLITQGEKYNKVVDIWAQATDDIANAMMEVMKNPPQKEGADGSEELNAVYVMADSGARGSKDQMRQLAGMRGLMAKPSGEIIENPITACFREGLSVLQYFISTHGARKGLADTALKTANSGYLTRRLADVGQDCTIVEPDCGTINGIEVEALYEGGEIIQTLGERILGRVTQEDIRDPYSDEFIVASDTELNESHVALIEAAGVQHVKIRSVLTCNSRHGVCSRCYGRDLAHGVTVEIGQAIGIVAAQSIGEPGTQLTMRTFHIGGTASRKVEVAEVKARVGGILKFNEDIQTVTSAQGDVIVMNRKGGGVTIVGEEGRERAKDNVIYGATLHAKDGQAIEPGDIIASWDPFTTPIITEVSGRIRFADIIVGSTVQEQIDPVTGKVSRTITESKDVEVRPRITVKDKEGKAVKLPNSKTPARYYLPVNAILTVEEDDNIMAGDVIAKLPRATTKTKDITGGLPRVAELFEVRKPKDPSVLTEIDGYVTVSKGTKGRQKVTVKPADVGDAKEYAIPKGQHVSVYDGDYVKSGDPLIAGSANPQDIMNIKGEVALAKYLVDEVQEVYRLQGVRINDKHIEVVIRQMMRRVKVISTGDTNFIPDEQVDRILFEETNRKVAMEGGEPAKGEPLILGITKASLSTDSFLSAASFQETTKVLTLAAIEGKYDSLKGLKENVVMGRLIPAGTGFPGYRNIEVGYGEFAEV, encoded by the coding sequence TTGGATAATATTTATGATTTCTTTGCAAAACCCAAGGATCCTCAAAGTTACCAGGGCGTTCAGATCAGCCTTGCATCATCCGATCAGATTCGGGAATGGTCCTACGGCGAAATAAAAAAACCGGAAACCATCAACTATAGAACCTTTAAGCCCGAACGTGATGGCCTTTTCTGCGCCAAGGTGTTCGGACCAACCAAAGATTATGAGTGTAATTGCGGTAAATACAAACGCATGAAACACCGGGGTGTGGTCTGTGAAAAATGTGGAGTTGAAGTTATTCAATCCAAAGTCAGACGTGACCGCATGGCGCACATTGAACTTGCCGCGCCCGTCTCCCATATCTGGTTTCTGAAAAGTCTGCCGTCCAAAATAGGCAATGTACTGGATATGACGCTGAAGAACCTGGAGAAGGTTCTTTACTTTGATTCTTTCATTGTCATCGACCCCAAGGACACGGGGCTTAAAAAAATGCAGCTGCTCTCCGATGATCAGTACTATGAAGCCATTGATACGTTCGGTGAGGAAGGGTTTGTTGCAGGTCTCGGTGCAGAGGCCATTTTAACCCTGCTCAATGAAATCGATCTTCAGGCGGTTCACGATGAACTGACCGAAGAGATCGGCTTGACCAAATCCATGGCAAAGCAGCAGAAAATGGCCAAGCGCATGAAGGTGATTGATGCGTTTTTAACCTCAGGTATCGAACCGTCACGGATGATTCTCACGGCCTGCCCCATTTTGCCGCCGGACCTGCGGCCTCTGGTTCCCCTTGAAGGTGGGCGGTTTGCCACATCGGATCTGAATGATCTGTATCGTCGGGTGCTCAATCGCAATAACCGTCTCAAACGGCTGGTTGATCTCAATGCCCCTGATATTATTGTACGCAACGAAAAGCGTATGCTCCAGGAAGCTGTGGATGTGCTTTTCGACAACGGCCGCCATGGCCGGGTGGTCACAGGCACCAACAAGCGGCCGTTAAAATCTTTGTCCGACACACTTAAAGGCAAACAGGGGCGTTTCCGCCAGAACCTTTTGGGTAAACGTGTGGATTATTCCGGTCGTACCGTTATTACCGTGGGGTCTGAACTTAGACTTCACCAGTGCGGTATCCCCAAAAAAATGGCGTTGGAGTTGTTTAAACCGTTTATCTACAACTACCTTGAGCAAAAAAGTCTGGTCTCCACGGTTAAAAGTGCCAAGAAAATGGTGGAACGTGAAGAGACGGAAGTATGGGATGCCCTTGAAGCGGTTGTTAAGGAATACCCGGTAATGCTGAACCGTGCGCCCACCCTGCATCGTCTTGGTTTCCAGGCGTTTGAGCCGGTATTGATCGAGGGTAAGGCCATCCAGCTTCATCCCTTGGTGTGCCCGGCATTCAACGCTGACTTTGACGGGGACCAGATGGCCGTTCATGTGCCGCTCTCCCTGGAATCCCAGCTTGAAGCCAGGGTGATGATGCTCTCCACCAATAATATTTTGTCTCCCGCAAACGGGCAGCCCATTATTGTTCCCACCCAGGATATTGTATTGGGTATTTATTATATGACCCGGGCGATGTCCGGTCAGCAGGGCGAAGGGGCCACCTTCTCAAGTATCGACGAGGTTCGGTTCGCCTTTGATGCCGGAGAGCTCAATATTCACGCCAAGATTAAGGTCCGTATTGATGATGTGGTATATGAAACCACCACCGGCCGGATTTTGTTGTGGGAAACCATTCCCGGTGACGTACTCCTGGACATGAGCCGTATTCGGACGGAAACCCTTGAAGATGCCGAAGCCGCACTTGCCGAACTCAAAGCCGGAAAAGATTTCGACACTGTCCTTGAAAAATATGGGGATGAGGAAATTAAAAAGACCCGGGGGAAAACCGGCGTTTTAACCCGGAAAGAGTTCAAAAATATTTTCCAGGTTTCCGACGTGGTGGTGGAGCAGCTTTATGGATTAAAGCAGGATCAGTTCACCGATGTCCGGATGGTGGGTGACAAGTATACCATTTTCAAAGTGGACGAAAGAACCTCCACGCTGCCGTTTAGTCTGGTCAACAAGTTGATGGATAAAAAGTCCATTGTTAAGCTGATTGACTATGCCTACAGAAATATCGGTTTAAAGGAGACGGTTATTCTTTCCGACCGCCTCAAGGACATTGGATATAAAAATTCGACCCTTGGCGGGCTCTCCATTTGTATTGATGACATGATTATTCCGGCACATAAATGGGATTTGATCGGCAAGGCGGAAAAAAATATTGAAGACATCAAGAACCAGTATTCCGAAGGCCTGATTACCCAGGGTGAGAAATACAACAAGGTGGTTGATATCTGGGCCCAGGCCACAGATGATATTGCCAACGCCATGATGGAGGTTATGAAGAACCCGCCCCAAAAAGAAGGGGCGGATGGTTCAGAGGAGCTTAATGCCGTTTACGTTATGGCGGATTCCGGGGCCCGTGGCTCCAAGGATCAGATGCGTCAGTTGGCCGGTATGCGCGGGTTGATGGCCAAACCCTCAGGTGAGATTATTGAAAATCCCATCACGGCATGCTTCCGTGAAGGTCTGTCTGTGCTTCAGTACTTTATCTCCACCCATGGTGCACGAAAGGGTCTTGCCGATACTGCACTGAAAACAGCCAACTCCGGTTATCTTACCCGTCGTCTGGCTGATGTCGGTCAGGACTGCACGATTGTGGAGCCCGATTGCGGTACCATCAACGGCATTGAGGTTGAAGCATTGTATGAGGGTGGAGAGATTATTCAGACCCTTGGGGAGAGAATACTCGGGCGCGTTACCCAGGAAGATATTCGGGACCCCTATTCGGATGAATTTATTGTGGCGTCCGATACGGAACTGAATGAATCCCATGTGGCTTTGATTGAGGCCGCAGGTGTCCAGCATGTAAAAATTAGATCCGTCTTGACATGCAACTCACGGCACGGTGTCTGTTCGAGGTGTTATGGCCGTGATTTGGCCCATGGTGTAACCGTGGAAATCGGCCAGGCCATTGGTATTGTGGCGGCCCAGTCCATTGGTGAGCCGGGTACCCAGTTGACCATGCGTACTTTCCACATCGGTGGTACCGCTTCCCGAAAGGTTGAGGTTGCAGAGGTCAAGGCTCGTGTGGGCGGAATTCTAAAGTTCAACGAGGATATCCAGACCGTAACGTCGGCCCAGGGCGATGTCATTGTCATGAACCGTAAGGGCGGTGGTGTGACCATTGTAGGTGAGGAGGGGCGTGAGCGTGCCAAGGATAACGTTATCTACGGCGCCACCCTGCATGCCAAAGATGGGCAGGCGATTGAACCAGGCGATATTATCGCTTCCTGGGACCCCTTTACCACGCCGATCATCACGGAAGTCTCCGGCCGTATTAGATTTGCTGATATTATCGTGGGCAGCACGGTTCAAGAGCAGATTGACCCGGTTACCGGCAAGGTGTCCAGGACGATCACCGAAAGCAAGGATGTTGAGGTTCGGCCTAGAATTACCGTTAAAGATAAAGAGGGTAAGGCGGTTAAACTGCCGAACTCCAAGACCCCTGCCAGATATTACCTGCCGGTGAATGCGATTCTCACGGTGGAAGAGGATGATAATATCATGGCGGGCGATGTTATTGCCAAGTTGCCGCGTGCCACTACAAAGACCAAGGATATTACCGGTGGTCTGCCCAGGGTAGCTGAGTTGTTCGAGGTCAGAAAACCAAAAGATCCGTCAGTTTTGACGGAAATTGACGGTTATGTCACTGTTTCAAAGGGAACCAAAGGCCGCCAGAAAGTTACGGTCAAGCCCGCTGATGTTGGAGATGCAAAAGAGTACGCCATCCCCAAAGGGCAGCATGTGTCTGTGTATGACGGCGACTATGTAAAATCAGGTGATCCGTTGATCGCAGGCTCTGCAAATCCCCAGGATATCATGAATATCAAAGGGGAAGTGGCCTTGGCCAAATACCTGGTCGATGAGGTTCAGGAAGTATATAGGCTCCAGGGTGTACGCATCAATGACAAGCACATCGAAGTTGTTATCCGCCAGATGATGCGCCGGGTTAAGGTGATATCCACCGGGGACACCAATTTTATCCCGGACGAACAGGTAGACCGGATTCTCTTTGAAGAGACCAACCGGAAGGTTGCCATGGAGGGCGGTGAACCTGCCAAGGGTGAGCCTTTGATTCTCGGTATCACCAAAGCCTCTTTGTCCACGGACAGCTTTTTGTCTGCGGCATCGTTCCAGGAAACCACCAAGGTTTTGACCTTGGCTGCCATTGAAGGCAAATATGATAGCCTTAAAGGGTTGAAAGAGAATGTTGTCATGGGTAGACTTATCCCGGCAGGTACGGGTTTTCCGGGTTATCGGAATATTGAAGTGGGGTATGGTGAATTTGCCGAAGTATAG
- the rpoB gene encoding DNA-directed RNA polymerase subunit beta — protein sequence MAGSLLTNKRVRKEFGGKRKIIDIPDLIGMQRESFEGFLQRDVSPQDREEKGLHSVFKSVFPIKDFTDTSSLEYVSYSFGETKHSMQECISRGMTYDIPVNIRVRLVVYDHDKDTGVSTIRDIKEQEIYFGTIPLMTPRGTFIINGTERAVVSQLHRSSGVFFDHDKGKNYSSGKIIYNARIIPVRGSWIDMEIDAKDIVYIRIDRRRKFPVSILFKAFGYTGEDILDFFYTKEKILRKNGSYFREFIPENLVRQRAGYDIKSPETGEVVVKSGRIFTKRALKQLAEEKLDFIPISEEELVGKAFAGNFFLESEDSTPLFKAGDTIAEDTFELLEEKDIDSFDILYVNPRSSDCMRKTLVSDKIESKEEALMDIYRRLRPGNPATIEVAQDFIDHLFFRQAYYDLSKVGRLKMNHRLGVNTKIDVKTLRKEDVLLTAATLIELKDTQGQVDDIDHLGNRRVRAVGELLENHYRIGLVRMERAIKEKMSMQEVDAMMPHDLINPKPVSAVVREFFGTSQLSQFMDQTNPLSETTHKRRLSALGPGGLTRERAGFEVRDVHPSHYGRICPIETPEGPNIGLIVSLCTYARVNDFGFIETPFRVAADGNASKTIQHLSAFEEKEHPIAQANAVLDAEGNFVNSTVSARVAGEFEMVGPEEIKFMDVSPNQLVSVSASLIPFLENDDANRALMGSNMQRQAVPLIRSEAPLVGTGMEAVVARDSGVTIVAECDGVVVDVDSKRIVVKNDDSDDPKFNKAVSIYNCTKFVRSNQNTCFNHRPIMKKGERVKKGQVIADGPSTELGELALGKNVTVAFMPWDGYNYEDSILVSERLVKDGVYTSVHVEEFEVLARDTKLGKEEITRDIPNVGEDALKNLDDSGIIRLGAEVKPGDILVGKITPKGETQLSPEEKLLRAIFGEKAGDVKDTSLCVPPGVHGKVIDAKVFSRRGLPKDDRTRQIEDEEIERFEKDRDDEIKIISDVGREKVESVLDGHELYSDLERNGKVLVKAGTKVGPGVFAKVPVSVLVNVTVEDAVLTERVQVILEQAQEQIKKARDHFNRQVSRFEKGDDLPPGVLKLIKISVALLRVLSVGDKMAGRHGNKGVVSRILRVEDLPYFADGRPVDMVLNPLGVPSRMNVGQILEIHLGRAAYALGQQIDEMLEEKRMDALRDKAKQVFSLTRKQKEGLVDDAIVRDIDGMDDEKFIEFISLYKNGVHTATPVFDGATEEEIKELISMSGSDPSGQSILYDGRTGRPFDKPVTVGTMYMLKLHHLVDDKLHARSIGPYSLVTQQPLGGKAQFGGQRLGEMEVWAMEAYGAAHALQEFLTVKSDDMTGRTRMYEKIVKGQNVLEPGMPESFRVLIKELNALGLDMNLIEGGK from the coding sequence ATGGCCGGAAGTCTTTTGACGAACAAGCGTGTTAGAAAAGAGTTTGGCGGTAAACGCAAAATAATAGACATCCCGGATCTCATCGGGATGCAAAGAGAATCCTTTGAAGGATTTCTTCAAAGGGATGTGTCACCCCAGGACAGAGAGGAGAAGGGACTCCATTCGGTTTTTAAATCCGTATTTCCCATCAAGGATTTTACCGATACGTCTTCCCTTGAATATGTCTCTTATTCCTTTGGGGAGACCAAGCACTCTATGCAGGAGTGTATCAGTCGCGGGATGACCTATGACATCCCGGTTAATATCAGGGTTCGGCTTGTCGTCTATGACCATGACAAAGATACCGGTGTGTCAACTATCCGAGATATAAAAGAGCAAGAGATATATTTTGGCACTATCCCATTGATGACTCCCAGGGGGACCTTTATCATCAACGGTACTGAGCGTGCCGTTGTCTCCCAGCTTCATCGTTCCTCCGGTGTGTTTTTTGATCATGATAAGGGGAAAAATTATTCCTCCGGTAAGATTATTTATAACGCCCGGATTATTCCAGTGCGCGGTTCTTGGATCGACATGGAAATTGATGCCAAGGATATTGTATATATCCGTATTGACCGTCGGCGTAAGTTTCCTGTTTCCATTCTTTTCAAGGCATTTGGATACACCGGGGAAGATATCCTCGATTTTTTCTATACCAAAGAAAAGATTCTACGTAAAAACGGATCTTACTTCCGTGAATTTATTCCTGAAAATTTGGTCCGTCAGCGGGCCGGTTATGATATAAAATCCCCTGAAACCGGGGAAGTTGTGGTCAAATCCGGTCGAATTTTTACCAAACGCGCCTTGAAACAACTTGCCGAAGAAAAATTAGACTTTATCCCAATTTCTGAAGAAGAGCTCGTGGGCAAAGCATTCGCCGGTAATTTTTTCCTGGAAAGCGAAGATTCGACGCCTTTGTTCAAAGCTGGTGATACCATTGCAGAGGACACCTTTGAACTGCTTGAGGAAAAGGATATTGATTCCTTTGATATTCTCTATGTCAACCCCCGCAGTTCGGATTGTATGCGTAAAACCCTGGTATCGGACAAAATTGAGTCCAAAGAAGAAGCCTTGATGGACATTTATCGCCGGTTACGGCCCGGCAATCCTGCCACCATTGAGGTCGCCCAGGATTTTATTGATCATCTGTTTTTTCGCCAGGCCTACTACGACCTGTCCAAGGTGGGGCGGCTGAAAATGAACCACCGCCTTGGGGTGAATACGAAAATTGATGTAAAAACCCTGAGAAAAGAGGATGTTCTGCTGACCGCAGCGACGCTGATCGAGCTCAAAGATACCCAGGGCCAGGTTGACGATATCGACCATCTTGGAAACCGGCGGGTGAGAGCTGTGGGTGAGTTGTTGGAAAACCACTACCGCATTGGGCTTGTCCGCATGGAGCGGGCGATTAAGGAAAAGATGAGCATGCAGGAAGTGGATGCCATGATGCCCCACGACCTAATCAATCCCAAGCCTGTATCTGCGGTGGTCCGTGAGTTTTTCGGCACATCACAGTTATCCCAGTTTATGGACCAGACCAATCCCTTGTCCGAAACAACACACAAACGCCGCCTTTCCGCCCTGGGACCTGGCGGTTTGACCCGAGAACGGGCCGGTTTTGAGGTGCGTGACGTTCATCCGTCCCATTATGGCCGTATCTGTCCCATTGAAACGCCTGAGGGACCGAACATCGGTTTGATCGTCTCTTTGTGTACCTATGCCCGGGTAAATGATTTCGGATTCATTGAGACGCCTTTTAGGGTGGCTGCCGACGGCAATGCCAGCAAGACGATTCAGCATTTAAGTGCATTCGAAGAAAAAGAGCATCCCATTGCCCAGGCCAATGCCGTTTTGGACGCTGAAGGGAATTTTGTCAATTCCACGGTATCTGCACGGGTGGCCGGAGAATTTGAGATGGTTGGCCCCGAAGAAATTAAGTTTATGGATGTATCGCCAAACCAGTTGGTGTCCGTATCCGCATCCTTGATTCCTTTTCTTGAAAATGATGACGCCAACAGGGCGCTTATGGGGTCCAACATGCAGCGCCAGGCCGTACCGTTGATCCGCAGTGAAGCGCCTTTGGTGGGCACCGGCATGGAAGCGGTTGTGGCCAGGGACTCCGGGGTTACCATAGTTGCCGAGTGTGATGGTGTGGTGGTTGATGTTGATTCAAAACGAATTGTCGTGAAAAATGATGACTCGGATGATCCCAAATTTAATAAAGCCGTTTCCATATACAATTGTACAAAATTTGTCCGTTCCAACCAGAACACCTGTTTTAACCACAGGCCCATTATGAAAAAGGGCGAGCGGGTTAAAAAAGGGCAGGTCATCGCCGATGGCCCGTCTACGGAGCTGGGGGAATTGGCCCTTGGCAAAAATGTGACCGTGGCCTTTATGCCCTGGGATGGGTATAACTATGAGGATTCCATCTTGGTATCCGAGCGTCTGGTAAAAGATGGTGTCTACACCTCTGTGCACGTTGAAGAATTTGAGGTCCTGGCCAGGGATACCAAACTCGGCAAAGAAGAGATCACCAGAGATATTCCCAACGTGGGTGAAGACGCCTTGAAGAATCTGGATGACAGCGGCATAATCCGTCTGGGTGCCGAGGTTAAACCCGGAGATATTCTGGTGGGTAAGATTACGCCCAAGGGTGAAACCCAGCTCTCTCCCGAAGAAAAATTGTTGCGCGCCATTTTTGGTGAAAAAGCAGGGGATGTAAAAGATACTTCTCTGTGCGTGCCGCCGGGCGTTCATGGAAAGGTCATTGATGCCAAGGTCTTTTCACGCCGGGGGCTGCCCAAGGATGATAGAACTCGCCAGATCGAAGATGAAGAGATCGAGCGTTTTGAAAAAGACCGCGATGATGAGATAAAAATCATTTCTGATGTCGGCCGGGAAAAAGTCGAGTCCGTTCTTGACGGTCACGAGCTTTACAGTGACCTGGAACGGAACGGCAAGGTTCTGGTCAAAGCCGGCACAAAAGTAGGACCCGGTGTTTTTGCAAAGGTTCCTGTGTCCGTGTTGGTGAATGTCACGGTTGAAGATGCCGTATTGACCGAAAGAGTTCAGGTCATTCTTGAACAGGCCCAGGAACAGATAAAAAAGGCCCGGGATCATTTCAACCGCCAGGTTTCCAGATTCGAAAAGGGTGACGACCTGCCTCCCGGAGTGCTTAAGCTCATTAAAATTTCTGTTGCCCTGCTGCGTGTGCTTTCGGTGGGGGATAAAATGGCCGGCCGCCACGGAAACAAGGGTGTTGTCTCAAGAATTCTCCGTGTGGAGGACCTGCCTTATTTTGCGGATGGGCGACCCGTTGATATGGTGCTTAACCCCTTGGGTGTACCGTCTCGTATGAATGTCGGTCAGATTCTTGAAATCCATCTGGGCCGGGCGGCCTATGCGCTGGGCCAGCAGATTGATGAAATGCTGGAGGAGAAGCGGATGGACGCCCTGCGTGATAAAGCCAAGCAGGTATTCTCCTTGACCCGCAAACAAAAAGAAGGGTTGGTGGATGATGCCATTGTCCGTGACATTGACGGCATGGACGATGAAAAATTCATAGAATTTATCTCCCTGTATAAAAATGGTGTGCACACTGCCACGCCGGTATTTGACGGGGCCACAGAGGAGGAGATCAAGGAGTTGATCAGCATGTCCGGCAGTGATCCGTCCGGCCAGTCCATACTCTACGACGGCCGTACCGGAAGGCCCTTTGATAAGCCGGTTACCGTGGGAACCATGTATATGCTTAAACTTCACCATCTGGTTGATGACAAATTGCATGCGCGGTCCATCGGACCTTACTCCCTTGTTACCCAGCAGCCCCTCGGCGGTAAGGCCCAGTTTGGCGGCCAGCGTCTTGGGGAGATGGAGGTCTGGGCCATGGAAGCCTACGGTGCAGCCCATGCGCTCCAGGAATTTCTTACGGTGAAGTCCGATGATATGACCGGTCGTACCCGTATGTATGAAAAAATTGTTAAGGGCCAGAATGTTCTGGAACCTGGAATGCCTGAATCTTTCAGGGTTCTGATTAAAGAGCTCAATGCCCTGGGGCTGGATATGAATCTTATCGAAGGTGGCAAATAA
- the rplL gene encoding 50S ribosomal protein L7/L12, protein MTKDDVIEFISNMSVLELSELIKELEDKFGVSAAAPVAIAAGAMPAGGDAGGAAEEKTEFDVILEAAGDKKINVIKEVRAITGLGLKEAKALVEEAPKAVKEGIAKEEADKVKEQLEGAGAQVSVK, encoded by the coding sequence ATTACAAAAGATGATGTAATTGAATTTATTTCAAATATGAGCGTTCTGGAGCTTTCCGAACTGATTAAGGAACTTGAAGACAAATTTGGTGTATCCGCAGCAGCCCCTGTTGCTATTGCTGCCGGTGCCATGCCTGCCGGTGGTGATGCCGGTGGTGCTGCAGAAGAAAAAACAGAATTTGACGTTATCCTTGAAGCTGCCGGTGACAAGAAAATTAATGTAATTAAAGAAGTTCGCGCAATCACCGGTCTTGGGCTGAAAGAAGCCAAGGCACTTGTTGAAGAAGCCCCCAAAGCTGTTAAAGAAGGTATTGCCAAAGAAGAGGCAGACAAAGTTAAAGAACAGCTCGAAGGAGCCGGTGCTCAGGTGTCTGTAAAGTAG
- the rplJ gene encoding 50S ribosomal protein L10, whose product MLNISQKKELVEKLASDLGEAEISLLVDYKGLTVSQVTELRAKLRDAGAQMAVVKNTLMRLAAKGTGSEVLVDLFKGPNAIIISKDDPVAPAKVVSEFLKTNEKLQLKGAALDGKFLSEEDVKQLAKMPSKEELLGKLVCTLNAVPTNFVNVLAGVPRSFLNVLNAVKDQKDAA is encoded by the coding sequence ATGCTGAATATTTCCCAGAAAAAAGAACTGGTTGAAAAACTTGCAAGTGATCTCGGCGAAGCTGAGATTTCTCTTCTGGTAGATTACAAAGGCCTGACTGTATCCCAGGTGACCGAGCTTCGTGCAAAACTTCGGGACGCTGGTGCGCAAATGGCCGTTGTGAAAAATACCTTGATGAGGCTGGCCGCGAAAGGGACCGGCTCAGAGGTGTTGGTTGATCTTTTTAAAGGACCGAATGCGATCATCATTTCCAAAGATGATCCTGTGGCCCCTGCCAAGGTTGTATCAGAATTTCTGAAAACCAATGAGAAATTGCAGCTCAAGGGTGCCGCCCTTGATGGCAAATTTCTAAGCGAAGAAGATGTTAAGCAACTTGCCAAGATGCCGTCCAAAGAAGAACTCTTGGGCAAGTTGGTATGTACTCTCAATGCCGTTCCCACAAATTTCGTCAACGTGCTGGCCGGTGTTCCCAGATCTTTTCTCAATGTGCTTAATGCTGTTAAAGATCAAAAAGATGCAGCGTAA
- the rplA gene encoding 50S ribosomal protein L1 has protein sequence MPKRSKKHNEALSKVDRMVQYGPKDALEIAVSSSYAKFDETVDVAVRLGVDPRHADQMVRGTVVLPNGLGKEVKVLVFAKGEKEQEALDAGADFIATDEIVGKIKDGWFGFDKAIATPDMMGTVGKLGRVLGPRGLMPNAKTGTVTFELAKAINEVKAGKIDFRVEKAGIVHVPVGKISFGAEKLLENVTVFLDKILSLKPAASKGTYLKSISVSSTMGPGIKVDPLLIK, from the coding sequence ATGCCTAAGCGGAGTAAAAAACATAACGAAGCACTGAGCAAAGTGGACAGAATGGTTCAGTACGGACCCAAAGATGCCCTGGAAATTGCTGTATCTTCCAGTTATGCAAAATTTGACGAAACGGTTGACGTTGCCGTAAGGCTAGGGGTTGACCCGCGGCATGCAGACCAGATGGTTCGTGGAACCGTTGTCCTGCCCAATGGGCTGGGTAAAGAGGTTAAAGTTCTGGTGTTTGCCAAAGGTGAAAAGGAACAAGAAGCCCTTGATGCAGGTGCAGACTTCATTGCCACAGACGAGATCGTTGGGAAGATTAAAGATGGCTGGTTTGGATTTGACAAAGCAATTGCCACACCGGACATGATGGGTACTGTGGGTAAGCTTGGACGCGTCCTTGGCCCCAGGGGGTTGATGCCCAATGCAAAAACGGGAACGGTAACCTTTGAGCTTGCTAAGGCCATCAACGAAGTGAAGGCCGGTAAAATTGATTTCAGAGTTGAAAAGGCCGGTATTGTTCATGTCCCTGTGGGTAAAATTTCCTTTGGTGCTGAGAAACTGCTGGAAAATGTAACTGTATTTCTTGATAAAATTCTCTCTCTCAAACCAGCTGCAAGCAAAGGAACCTATCTGAAATCAATCAGCGTGTCCTCAACAATGGGCCCTGGTATAAAAGTGGATCCTCTACTGATCAAGTAG
- the rplK gene encoding 50S ribosomal protein L11 has product MAKKVMTQIKLQVEAGKANPSPPIGPALGQHGVNIMDFCKAFNAKTANDAGQIIPVVITVYQDRSFSFITKTPPASRLLLAAAKLSKGSGEPNRDKVGKVTRDQVVAIAETKKPDLNASDIDAAVKIIEGTARSMGIEVV; this is encoded by the coding sequence ATGGCAAAAAAAGTAATGACACAAATTAAGCTTCAGGTTGAAGCCGGCAAGGCAAATCCGTCTCCTCCAATTGGTCCGGCTCTGGGGCAGCACGGTGTCAATATCATGGATTTCTGCAAGGCGTTTAACGCGAAGACCGCAAATGATGCGGGGCAGATTATTCCAGTTGTTATCACTGTGTACCAGGACCGCTCCTTCAGTTTCATAACTAAAACCCCGCCGGCGTCAAGGCTGCTTTTGGCTGCAGCCAAGCTTTCAAAGGGGTCTGGAGAGCCGAACCGTGATAAGGTCGGCAAAGTGACAAGAGATCAGGTTGTTGCAATTGCAGAAACCAAGAAACCGGATTTGAATGCCTCGGATATTGATGCTGCCGTTAAAATTATTGAGGGCACAGCCAGAAGCATGGGAATAGAAGTCGTTTAA